One part of the Paenibacillus silvisoli genome encodes these proteins:
- a CDS encoding AraC family transcriptional regulator, producing MDLHHLRENRRHGSPGLPVGLYRMERSAGDPILDNHWHEEAEFLAVESGEAVFQIGLSTYEVRAGEVLFIPGGELHGGYALQGAACTYAALVFDLDWLLGHGDHAALQYLEPIRRGRLVPEPHAARGSELASALFPLLERLLLLEHSVDPAKPLRLKAGLYELLAEYVSRAAFARSEPRSPLDAHTQERLKAVLTYIDTHYARKLTIKELAQEAGMSEGHFTRVFKSFMRKTPVEYINSLRIRIAAALLAERKSSVGEAAMEAGFDNFSYFCKMFRTVYQCTPSEYRQRHDQS from the coding sequence ATGGACCTCCATCATTTGCGCGAAAACAGGCGTCACGGCAGCCCCGGTCTTCCTGTCGGTCTCTACCGCATGGAACGGTCGGCAGGCGATCCGATTCTCGACAACCATTGGCATGAGGAAGCGGAGTTTCTGGCTGTCGAGAGCGGGGAGGCGGTTTTCCAAATCGGGCTGTCAACGTACGAAGTCAGAGCCGGCGAAGTGCTGTTTATTCCGGGCGGCGAGCTGCATGGCGGATACGCGCTTCAGGGCGCGGCTTGCACATATGCGGCGTTAGTCTTTGATTTGGACTGGCTCCTGGGCCATGGCGACCATGCAGCGCTTCAGTATTTGGAGCCGATCCGGCGCGGGCGGCTTGTGCCTGAACCCCATGCGGCGCGAGGCTCCGAGCTGGCTTCCGCGTTATTTCCGTTGCTCGAGCGGCTGCTCTTACTGGAACATTCGGTAGATCCGGCTAAGCCGCTTCGGTTGAAGGCCGGACTCTATGAGCTGCTCGCCGAGTATGTCTCGCGGGCCGCGTTCGCGCGCAGCGAACCGCGTTCGCCGCTTGACGCGCATACGCAGGAACGTCTGAAGGCGGTGCTGACGTATATCGATACGCATTATGCCCGGAAGCTGACCATTAAGGAGCTGGCTCAGGAGGCGGGCATGAGCGAGGGGCATTTTACCCGGGTATTCAAGTCTTTCATGCGCAAAACCCCGGTTGAATATATCAATTCGCTGCGAATCCGCATTGCCGCCGCGCTTCTGGCCGAGCGCAAGTCGTCGGTCGGCGAAGCGGCGATGGAAGCGGGCTTCGACAACTTCAGCTATTTCTGCAAAATGTTCCGGACCGTCTATCAGTGCACGCCGTCCGAATATCGTCAGCGCCACGACCAAAGTTAA
- a CDS encoding carbohydrate ABC transporter permease, giving the protein MHRSQRRGIALLEIVIAVLALLFIYPLLLVVFNSFKTYEQVLTNILAFPETLMSDNYRAVWDLMGYPKLFMNTFLLTLVSVAGIVFIGSLAGYKLSRTKTKLSAFLFFLCISPMMIPFQSFMITLTKLSKSLHLINSLGGLSVIYLGLGAPLAVFMFHGFVKSLPLELEESGAIDGASRYGVFFRIVFPVMVPVISTVIILNVMWIWNDFLLPLIMLNGKQSTLQLASYKFFGQYKSEWQYALTAVVYTSIPPIAVFLFLQKYIIKGMVAGAVKG; this is encoded by the coding sequence ATGCATCGCAGTCAAAGAAGAGGCATCGCGCTTCTGGAAATCGTTATCGCCGTTCTGGCCCTGTTGTTTATTTATCCGCTGCTGCTCGTCGTGTTCAACTCGTTCAAAACGTATGAGCAGGTGCTGACGAACATTCTGGCGTTCCCGGAAACGCTAATGTCGGACAACTACCGCGCTGTTTGGGACCTGATGGGTTATCCGAAGCTGTTCATGAACACGTTCCTGCTCACGCTCGTCAGCGTGGCGGGCATCGTCTTCATCGGCTCCCTGGCCGGCTACAAGCTTTCGCGGACGAAGACGAAGCTAAGCGCATTTCTGTTCTTCCTCTGCATTTCGCCGATGATGATTCCGTTCCAGTCGTTCATGATCACGCTGACGAAACTGTCCAAATCGCTTCACTTGATCAACTCGCTTGGCGGCTTGAGCGTTATCTATTTGGGACTTGGCGCGCCGCTCGCGGTGTTCATGTTCCACGGCTTCGTGAAGTCGCTTCCGCTAGAGCTTGAGGAGAGCGGCGCGATCGACGGCGCATCCCGGTACGGCGTATTTTTCCGCATCGTGTTTCCGGTTATGGTTCCCGTTATCAGTACGGTTATTATTCTGAACGTGATGTGGATTTGGAACGACTTCCTGCTGCCGCTCATTATGCTGAACGGCAAGCAATCGACGCTGCAGCTGGCTTCGTACAAGTTCTTCGGCCAGTACAAGAGCGAATGGCAGTACGCGCTCACAGCGGTCGTGTATACGTCGATTCCGCCGATTGCCGTGTTTCTGTTCTTGCAGAAATACATTATTAAGGGCATGGTTGCGGGAGCGGTTAAAGGGTAA
- a CDS encoding response regulator transcription factor, which yields MYKAIIIDDELPARRAIRALGEWEKYGVEVVAEAENGKQGLSLLEEHKPDVVFVDMKMPLMGGEQFLEKARSAYPDACYIVISGFDDFAYARSAMKAGSIDYLLKPIRKADLNGVIEQAIAIIDKRREQHSHESRTQIYRNLSAPLVKEKIYSTIIDRSGRFHHIRELEAVLGPETADSRYRAVVFKLLNVTEAIEGKFAGDAHAFYFALTNAVDELLGAFGQTFSFKNSRDDQELVAIVKTTGRNAEPGFGMGWLSDKLTALFTVKLVAAEGAAETFERLGDSYDAAQRTLMALNMIDLRPVPGQKEAAEADRPSLLERMNLIAQAMESGSEQQAVQELRKWLEEIEAAGVVTMSGMLAMEAELRLLAESLLAAFKVDEQEAAAELERFDRLLRGKIYEFLVFKHAVISFMISLFAVLGRAGGGASTPEKIKAYIDLHYFEELPVSFFAERFHMSKEHLTRVFKQKYALGIHEYQLQIRMTKAKEWLSDKALKIQTVSEMVGFRDQNYFSKAFKKYTGLTPLEFRAKLDS from the coding sequence ATGTACAAGGCTATCATCATTGACGATGAGCTGCCGGCGCGCCGTGCCATACGGGCGTTAGGGGAATGGGAGAAGTATGGCGTCGAGGTGGTTGCCGAAGCGGAGAACGGTAAACAGGGACTCAGCTTGTTAGAAGAGCATAAGCCGGACGTTGTTTTCGTCGATATGAAAATGCCGCTGATGGGCGGCGAGCAATTTCTCGAGAAGGCCCGCTCGGCGTACCCGGATGCGTGCTACATCGTCATCAGCGGCTTCGATGATTTCGCTTATGCGCGAAGCGCGATGAAAGCAGGCTCCATCGATTACTTGCTGAAGCCGATTCGCAAGGCCGATCTGAACGGCGTCATCGAGCAGGCGATCGCGATCATCGACAAGCGCCGCGAACAGCACAGCCATGAGAGCCGAACGCAGATTTACCGGAATTTATCGGCTCCGCTCGTCAAAGAGAAAATTTACTCGACGATCATTGACCGGAGCGGACGGTTTCATCATATTCGCGAGCTTGAAGCCGTGTTAGGTCCGGAAACGGCGGACTCGAGATACCGCGCCGTCGTCTTCAAGCTTCTGAATGTAACGGAGGCTATAGAGGGTAAATTCGCCGGCGATGCTCACGCGTTCTATTTCGCGCTCACGAACGCCGTTGACGAACTGCTGGGGGCGTTCGGCCAGACGTTCAGCTTCAAGAACAGCCGGGACGATCAGGAGCTGGTTGCCATCGTGAAGACGACCGGCCGGAACGCGGAACCGGGCTTCGGCATGGGCTGGCTGTCGGACAAGCTGACCGCGCTGTTCACCGTGAAGCTCGTTGCGGCGGAAGGCGCCGCCGAAACGTTCGAACGGCTCGGCGACTCCTACGATGCGGCGCAGCGGACGCTGATGGCATTGAACATGATCGATTTGCGTCCGGTTCCCGGACAGAAGGAAGCCGCGGAAGCGGACCGGCCGTCACTGCTCGAGCGGATGAATCTGATCGCCCAGGCGATGGAATCGGGCAGCGAGCAGCAGGCCGTGCAGGAGCTGCGCAAGTGGCTGGAGGAGATCGAAGCCGCGGGTGTCGTGACGATGAGCGGGATGCTCGCCATGGAGGCGGAGCTGCGCCTGCTCGCCGAGTCGCTGCTGGCCGCGTTCAAGGTGGACGAGCAGGAGGCGGCCGCCGAGCTGGAGCGGTTCGACCGGCTGCTGCGGGGGAAAATTTACGAGTTTCTCGTGTTCAAGCACGCCGTCATCTCCTTCATGATTTCGCTGTTTGCGGTGCTCGGCCGTGCGGGCGGCGGCGCTTCGACGCCGGAGAAAATCAAAGCCTATATCGATCTGCATTACTTCGAGGAGCTGCCGGTTTCTTTCTTCGCCGAGCGGTTCCATATGAGCAAGGAGCATTTAACCCGCGTTTTCAAGCAGAAGTACGCGCTCGGCATTCATGAATACCAGCTGCAAATCCGGATGACGAAGGCGAAGGAATGGCTGAGCGACAAAGCGCTCAAAATCCAAACCGTCAGCGAAATGGTCGGCTTCCGCGATCAAAATTATTTCAGCAAAGCGTTCAAAAAATATACCGGTCTGACGCCGCTCGAATTTCGGGCGAAGCTGGACTCCTGA
- a CDS encoding type II toxin-antitoxin system PemK/MazF family toxin yields MIVKRGDVFFADLSPVVGSEQGGVRPVLVIQNDIGNRFSPTVIVAAITAQIQKAKLPTHVEIDAALHGFDRDSVLLLEQIRTIDKQRLTDKITHLDDETMRKVDEALQISVGLIDF; encoded by the coding sequence TTGATCGTTAAACGCGGCGATGTGTTTTTTGCAGACTTGTCACCTGTTGTCGGTTCTGAACAGGGAGGCGTTCGTCCTGTTCTGGTTATTCAAAACGATATTGGCAACCGCTTCAGTCCTACCGTCATCGTGGCAGCCATTACGGCCCAGATTCAGAAGGCCAAACTGCCGACGCACGTGGAGATTGATGCGGCCTTGCATGGATTTGACCGCGATTCCGTTCTGCTATTGGAACAAATCCGGACGATTGACAAACAGCGCCTGACCGATAAAATAACGCATCTCGACGACGAGACTATGCGCAAGGTTGACGAGGCGCTCCAAATCAGCGTCGGTCTAATCGATTTTTGA
- a CDS encoding carbohydrate ABC transporter permease, which produces MMQTRNKWGNRIEFGVFVLPAVACIMLSAIVPFLMSMYYSMTKWNGVGKHIKFIGLKNFKELLTSDTNALKALFFTLEYTLLAVVLTNVVAIVLAVILTKTLRFRGLYRTAFFVPYIISLIIIGFVWKFIFTKGFDVLYDATGWGIFQWSWLGSPTLAFWSILLVGIWQSVGFYMMIYITGLQAVPGDLLEAASIDGCVGLNRFFRITLPLLMPSITVALFLSIANSLKVFDIIYTLTFGGPGGSTNSITIDIYNEAFVNNRFGYATAKSLVFVILILVITIIQVRFTKSREVEA; this is translated from the coding sequence ATGATGCAAACACGCAATAAATGGGGAAACAGAATCGAGTTTGGCGTATTTGTCCTGCCGGCCGTCGCATGCATTATGCTCTCCGCGATCGTGCCTTTTTTGATGTCGATGTATTATTCCATGACCAAGTGGAACGGCGTAGGCAAGCACATTAAATTTATCGGCCTGAAAAATTTTAAAGAACTACTGACTTCGGACACAAACGCGTTGAAGGCGCTGTTCTTCACGCTTGAATACACTTTGCTGGCCGTTGTGCTGACGAACGTCGTCGCCATCGTGCTGGCCGTCATCTTGACCAAAACGCTTCGGTTCCGCGGCTTGTACCGGACGGCGTTCTTCGTACCGTATATTATCAGCTTGATCATTATCGGCTTTGTCTGGAAATTTATTTTTACGAAGGGCTTTGACGTTCTGTACGACGCTACGGGCTGGGGCATCTTCCAATGGAGCTGGCTCGGTTCGCCGACGCTTGCGTTCTGGTCGATTTTGCTCGTCGGCATCTGGCAGTCGGTCGGCTTTTATATGATGATTTACATCACGGGCCTGCAGGCCGTGCCGGGCGATTTGCTGGAAGCGGCTTCGATCGACGGCTGCGTAGGATTGAACCGGTTTTTCCGGATCACCTTGCCGTTGCTCATGCCTTCCATCACCGTAGCGCTGTTCCTGTCGATCGCGAACTCGCTCAAAGTATTCGATATTATTTACACGCTGACCTTCGGCGGGCCTGGCGGCTCGACGAACAGCATCACGATCGATATTTACAACGAGGCGTTCGTGAATAACCGGTTCGGCTATGCAACGGCCAAATCGCTCGTATTCGTCATCCTGATTCTCGTCATTACGATCATTCAAGTGCGCTTCACGAAAAGCAGAGAGGTGGAAGCCTGA
- the yicI gene encoding alpha-xylosidase — protein sequence MKFSDGYWMTREGYQVLTPYEVHDVQVKGNRITVFATHRHLENRGNTLNEPLMTMEFSSPMKDIIRAKFYHHKGTRRLSPSSFPLLAAGDAPVEIENNADIVTLKSGDAAVTITKAHPISITYTFKGKKLTRSGSRQTGYVKADDGHHHFREQLDLGIGETVYGLGERFTPFVKNGQVVDIWNQDGGTASEQAYKNIPFFVTNRGYGVFVNHPELVSYEVASEKVSKTQFSVAGESLEYYVVGGDTLKDVLANYTSLTGKPALPPAWSFGLWLTTSFTTNYDEATVTSFVDGMAERDLPLAVFHFDCFWMKEYEWCNFEWDERVFPDPKGMLERLKAKGLHICVWINSYIAQRSPLFDEAMELGYLVKRPDGSVWQWDLWQYGMGLVDFTNPGACDWFKSKLAALIDMGVDSFKTDFGERIPTDVVYFDGSDPHQMHNYYTQLYNKVVFELLEEKRGKGEAALFARSATAGGQQFPVHWGGDCEATYESMAESLRGGLSLGLSGFSFWSHDIGGFEQSSPPDLYKRWVAFGLLSSHSRLHGSTSYRVPWLYDEEAVDVLRHFTKLKLRLMPYLFGQSVESVKIGLPVMRAMVLEFGEDPTCDYADRQYMLGDNILVAPIFNSEGESTYYLPKGTWTHYLSGEQAEGGVWRTDRYDYFSLPLFVRENSLIPVGTEDSRPDYDYASGVTLQLFALQDGATATATVPNVAGETVFTAKASRSGSTITVETQGEAAGWSVVLRGIDAVQSIQGGQSDAASEGARIIPVDGASRVVIEL from the coding sequence ATGAAATTCAGCGATGGCTACTGGATGACCCGCGAAGGCTACCAAGTGCTTACCCCTTACGAGGTTCATGACGTTCAAGTGAAAGGAAACCGCATTACCGTATTTGCAACGCACCGCCATTTGGAAAACCGCGGAAATACGTTGAACGAGCCGTTGATGACGATGGAATTTTCGTCCCCGATGAAGGACATCATCCGCGCAAAATTTTATCACCATAAAGGCACGCGCCGTCTGAGTCCTTCTTCGTTCCCGCTGCTTGCGGCAGGCGACGCTCCCGTTGAAATCGAAAACAATGCCGACATTGTCACGCTGAAGAGCGGCGATGCCGCCGTGACGATTACGAAAGCGCATCCGATCTCCATTACCTATACCTTTAAAGGGAAAAAGCTTACGCGCAGCGGCTCACGCCAAACCGGCTATGTGAAAGCGGACGACGGCCATCACCATTTCCGCGAGCAGCTGGACCTCGGCATCGGCGAAACGGTATACGGGCTTGGCGAACGGTTCACGCCGTTTGTGAAGAACGGACAAGTGGTCGATATTTGGAATCAGGACGGCGGCACGGCTTCCGAGCAAGCGTACAAAAACATCCCGTTCTTCGTGACGAACCGCGGCTATGGCGTGTTCGTTAACCATCCTGAGCTCGTTTCGTACGAAGTGGCTTCGGAGAAAGTATCGAAAACGCAATTCAGCGTAGCCGGCGAATCGCTCGAATACTACGTGGTTGGCGGCGATACGCTGAAGGACGTGCTGGCGAACTACACGTCGCTGACGGGCAAGCCTGCCCTGCCTCCGGCTTGGTCGTTCGGCTTGTGGCTGACGACTTCATTTACGACGAATTACGACGAAGCGACGGTAACGAGCTTTGTCGACGGCATGGCGGAGCGCGATTTGCCGCTTGCCGTATTCCATTTTGACTGCTTCTGGATGAAGGAATACGAATGGTGCAACTTCGAATGGGACGAGCGCGTCTTCCCGGATCCTAAAGGCATGCTGGAGCGCTTGAAAGCAAAAGGGCTGCATATCTGCGTCTGGATCAACAGCTACATCGCGCAGCGCTCGCCGCTGTTTGACGAAGCGATGGAGCTCGGCTATTTGGTCAAGCGTCCGGACGGCAGCGTTTGGCAGTGGGATTTGTGGCAGTACGGCATGGGCCTCGTCGATTTCACGAATCCAGGGGCATGCGACTGGTTCAAGAGCAAGCTGGCCGCGCTGATCGATATGGGCGTCGACAGCTTCAAAACCGATTTCGGCGAGCGCATCCCGACGGATGTCGTGTACTTCGACGGCTCCGACCCGCATCAAATGCATAACTATTACACGCAGCTGTACAACAAGGTCGTCTTCGAGCTGCTGGAAGAAAAACGCGGCAAAGGCGAAGCGGCACTGTTTGCCCGCTCCGCAACGGCCGGCGGCCAGCAGTTCCCGGTACACTGGGGCGGCGACTGCGAAGCGACGTACGAGTCGATGGCGGAAAGCCTGCGCGGCGGTCTATCGCTCGGCTTGTCCGGCTTCAGCTTCTGGAGCCACGATATCGGCGGCTTCGAGCAAAGCTCGCCTCCGGATCTGTACAAGCGCTGGGTCGCGTTCGGCCTGCTCTCCAGCCACAGCCGTCTGCACGGCAGCACTTCGTACCGCGTGCCTTGGCTGTACGACGAAGAAGCGGTCGACGTGCTCCGTCACTTCACGAAGCTCAAGCTGCGCTTGATGCCGTACTTGTTCGGCCAATCCGTCGAATCCGTGAAGATCGGCCTGCCGGTCATGCGGGCGATGGTGCTCGAATTCGGCGAAGATCCGACCTGCGATTATGCCGACCGCCAGTATATGCTCGGCGATAACATCCTCGTCGCTCCGATCTTTAACAGCGAAGGCGAGTCCACGTACTACCTGCCGAAAGGCACTTGGACGCACTACTTGTCCGGCGAGCAAGCCGAAGGCGGCGTATGGCGCACCGATCGCTACGATTACTTCAGCCTGCCGTTGTTCGTCCGCGAAAACTCGCTCATTCCTGTCGGCACCGAAGACAGCCGTCCGGATTACGACTATGCTTCCGGCGTGACGCTGCAGCTGTTCGCCCTTCAAGACGGCGCGACCGCAACAGCCACGGTGCCAAACGTAGCCGGCGAAACGGTATTCACGGCTAAGGCAAGCCGCAGCGGCTCCACCATTACGGTGGAAACGCAAGGGGAAGCTGCAGGCTGGAGCGTTGTCCTTCGCGGCATCGACGCCGTTCAGTCCATCCAAGGCGGACAATCGGATGCCGCTTCGGAAGGCGCGCGCATTATCCCGGTTGACGGCGCATCGCGTGTTGTGATTGAACTATAG
- a CDS encoding ABC transporter substrate-binding protein, whose product MAKRWITVAAAATLVPALLTACGSNGNNSANEGGSANNGNANSTEPVEITILQYAPEMTDAINKLAADYKKEHPNVTITATIHQDDYPTLLKSRINSGDIPDIFMTGAYNENKTYQDYVYDLKDEPFMKNIVDTALPGVTLDGKVLGFPLVLQAHSFVYNKKLFADAGITEMPKTFAELEDAAKKLQAKGVIPFANGYKEWWVLEQTFTQVLASMGGDYAKTFDELNAGDKKLFDIPAASNVFKLIDLTTKYGNPKPLETDLNSQVALFAEGKAAMMHQGTWVEDAVRKLNPNIDMGFMAGPVGDDGSQAGLMVDSNIVWRVNKDSENLKEVMKFLEWMTTSEAGKSFIPVGTKQISTVKEAPFPDAQLSKETQTFLESGVTYPWVKGYWPDGFEQKAGEILQKYIVGGASIDDVKAELNKTYATLAEAAE is encoded by the coding sequence ATGGCAAAACGTTGGATTACGGTCGCTGCGGCGGCAACGCTAGTACCGGCACTTTTGACCGCTTGCGGAAGCAACGGAAACAATAGCGCGAACGAGGGCGGCAGCGCGAATAACGGCAACGCGAACAGCACGGAACCGGTGGAGATCACGATTCTCCAATATGCGCCGGAAATGACCGACGCCATCAACAAGCTGGCGGCGGATTACAAGAAAGAACATCCGAACGTGACGATCACGGCGACGATTCATCAAGACGATTATCCGACGCTGTTGAAGTCCCGTATTAACTCCGGCGATATCCCGGATATCTTCATGACGGGCGCCTATAACGAAAACAAAACGTATCAAGATTACGTGTACGACCTGAAGGACGAGCCGTTCATGAAGAACATCGTGGACACGGCGCTTCCGGGCGTGACGCTGGACGGCAAAGTGCTCGGCTTCCCGCTCGTTCTGCAAGCGCACTCCTTCGTGTATAACAAGAAGCTGTTCGCAGATGCGGGCATCACCGAGATGCCGAAGACGTTCGCGGAGCTTGAGGACGCGGCGAAGAAGCTGCAAGCGAAAGGCGTCATCCCGTTCGCGAACGGCTACAAAGAGTGGTGGGTGCTGGAGCAAACGTTCACGCAGGTGCTCGCGTCCATGGGCGGCGACTACGCGAAAACGTTCGACGAGCTGAACGCCGGCGACAAGAAGCTGTTCGACATTCCGGCAGCGTCCAACGTATTCAAGCTGATCGACCTGACGACGAAATACGGCAATCCGAAGCCGCTTGAAACGGATCTGAACTCGCAAGTCGCGCTCTTCGCGGAAGGCAAAGCGGCGATGATGCACCAAGGCACGTGGGTGGAAGACGCGGTGCGCAAGCTGAATCCGAACATCGACATGGGCTTCATGGCAGGTCCGGTCGGCGACGACGGCTCCCAAGCGGGCTTGATGGTGGACTCCAACATCGTATGGCGCGTGAACAAGGACTCCGAGAACCTGAAGGAAGTGATGAAGTTCCTCGAGTGGATGACAACGTCCGAAGCGGGCAAAAGCTTTATCCCGGTAGGCACGAAGCAAATTTCGACGGTCAAAGAAGCTCCGTTCCCGGATGCGCAGCTATCCAAAGAAACGCAAACGTTCCTGGAAAGCGGCGTAACGTATCCGTGGGTTAAAGGGTACTGGCCGGACGGCTTCGAGCAAAAAGCGGGCGAGATTTTGCAAAAATATATCGTTGGCGGCGCAAGCATCGACGATGTCAAAGCAGAGCTGAACAAAACGTACGCAACGCTGGCTGAAGCGGCTGAATAA
- a CDS encoding sensor histidine kinase — protein sequence MFIKWWHWLRGHIASKLRNQLIMLFSAIAACIVILLSYLSYLQSAGLNRDNFIESNRKILKLVNQNLDGYLDRIDDLSISLRKDAQFMDAIISKEYGSQLYIQNQLKNLYYSSDDIDEASIYTPKAGQLYTMSKAFVNLRQQATNAPSEEPWYAQAAHSRKFRSLESGYNGESDGEGSFLVFHRILINIADKKPLAAVSITYNLKEVKRILQDISGKSGEYIGIFNESNRLFYTDGPKLAESETARLLRAIPAEAKDTESRSWSIDGERYLAIYNVSPHNGWKLVTLTPYSVLNEEASHARFINLLVGAAAVVLLISVIVVAANAITRRLMKLSRQIGMLGDGNFEVQSELEGTDEIAHLSRKYNQMIVRINDLIAERYEMQLNERTARLIALEAQINPHFLYNALQAISTEAIVSGMDTIQEMVDALASSLRYSIKEAETVRVKEELAYIGDYMLLQQARFGTRLRLQVEAEEAATEAWIPKMILQILVENTIKHGLEQMTGEMEVKVKAEAVDGQLLLTVSDNGPGIAANRLAEIRAYLDNQELEYREGIGLNNVNARIKLLFGQESTLQIRSDPGAGTDVLVTLPLREERPYVQGYHH from the coding sequence ATGTTCATAAAATGGTGGCACTGGCTTCGCGGACATATTGCGAGCAAGCTGCGCAATCAGCTGATCATGCTCTTCTCGGCGATTGCGGCATGCATCGTCATCCTGCTCTCGTACTTGTCCTACTTGCAGTCGGCTGGCCTCAACCGGGACAATTTCATCGAAAGCAACCGCAAAATTTTGAAGCTGGTCAACCAGAACCTCGACGGCTACCTGGACCGGATCGATGATCTTTCGATTTCGCTGCGCAAGGACGCGCAGTTTATGGACGCCATCATCTCGAAGGAGTATGGCAGCCAGCTCTACATACAGAATCAACTGAAAAATCTGTACTATTCCAGCGACGATATCGACGAGGCGTCGATTTACACGCCGAAGGCCGGACAGCTGTACACGATGTCGAAGGCGTTCGTGAACCTGCGGCAGCAGGCGACGAACGCGCCGTCCGAGGAGCCGTGGTATGCGCAGGCGGCTCACAGCCGCAAGTTTCGGAGCCTTGAATCGGGTTATAACGGAGAAAGCGACGGTGAAGGCAGCTTTCTCGTGTTCCACCGGATCCTGATCAACATTGCCGATAAGAAGCCGCTCGCCGCTGTCTCGATTACCTACAACCTGAAGGAAGTCAAACGGATTCTGCAGGATATTTCGGGCAAATCCGGCGAGTATATCGGCATCTTCAACGAGTCGAACCGGCTGTTCTACACGGACGGTCCGAAGCTTGCGGAGAGCGAGACCGCTCGGCTGCTGCGCGCGATTCCGGCCGAGGCGAAGGATACGGAGTCTCGGAGCTGGTCGATCGACGGCGAGCGTTATTTGGCCATCTACAACGTTTCGCCGCACAACGGCTGGAAGCTCGTCACGCTGACGCCATACAGCGTGCTGAACGAGGAAGCTTCGCATGCCCGCTTCATCAATCTGCTCGTAGGCGCGGCGGCGGTGGTGCTGCTAATCTCCGTCATCGTGGTGGCGGCGAACGCGATTACGCGACGGCTCATGAAGCTGTCCCGCCAAATCGGCATGCTCGGCGACGGCAATTTCGAGGTGCAGAGCGAGCTCGAAGGGACGGACGAGATCGCCCATTTGTCGCGAAAATACAATCAGATGATCGTCCGCATCAACGATCTGATCGCCGAGCGCTACGAGATGCAGCTGAACGAACGGACGGCGCGGCTCATTGCGCTGGAAGCGCAGATCAATCCTCATTTTCTGTACAACGCGCTGCAGGCGATTTCGACCGAGGCGATCGTGAGCGGGATGGATACGATTCAGGAAATGGTCGATGCGCTCGCCTCCTCGCTGCGCTATTCGATTAAAGAAGCCGAGACGGTCAGAGTCAAGGAGGAGCTGGCCTACATCGGCGATTACATGCTGCTGCAGCAAGCGCGTTTCGGCACGAGGCTCCGGCTTCAGGTCGAAGCGGAGGAAGCTGCGACAGAAGCATGGATTCCGAAAATGATCCTGCAAATACTGGTGGAAAATACGATCAAGCATGGACTGGAGCAAATGACCGGGGAGATGGAAGTGAAGGTGAAAGCGGAGGCTGTCGATGGACAGCTGCTATTGACCGTTTCCGACAACGGCCCAGGCATAGCGGCGAACCGGCTGGCCGAAATTCGCGCCTACTTGGACAATCAAGAGCTGGAGTACCGCGAGGGCATCGGCTTGAATAACGTGAATGCGCGAATCAAGCTGCTGTTCGGCCAAGAGTCGACGCTGCAAATCCGCAGCGATCCGGGCGCCGGGACGGATGTGCTGGTGACGCTGCCGCTTAGAGAGGAGAGACCGTATGTACAAGGCTATCATCATTGA
- a CDS encoding CopG family ribbon-helix-helix protein, with amino-acid sequence MANLQNTKRIMISLPDHLLEEVDGIVAKENSNRSEFIRQAMKLYLVERKKRQIRDSMQRGYLEMAKINLVMASEAFQAEEDAGDTLGRLVSGV; translated from the coding sequence GTGGCCAATTTGCAAAATACCAAAAGGATTATGATCAGCTTACCAGATCATTTGCTGGAGGAAGTCGACGGAATCGTCGCCAAAGAAAACTCGAACCGAAGCGAATTCATTCGTCAGGCAATGAAATTGTACTTGGTTGAGCGGAAGAAACGTCAGATTCGCGATTCGATGCAGCGAGGCTATTTGGAAATGGCAAAAATCAACCTTGTGATGGCTTCGGAAGCTTTTCAAGCGGAGGAAGATGCCGGCGATACGCTCGGCCGACTCGTAAGCGGGGTGTAA